One window of the Rosa rugosa chromosome 3, drRosRugo1.1, whole genome shotgun sequence genome contains the following:
- the LOC133741036 gene encoding protein SRG1-like has translation MNNRSETFPILLFSIVKLSFSVQEMSIKGDEPPPEYIVKESKFGAIESSPELGRIPIIDVSLFSPPSIDTKEAEIELNKLRAALSSSGCFQVIGHGISSSFLDKVREAAKQFFDLPVEEKQRYSREIYGGREGYGEDAIVSEKQIRDWSYRLILRVFPEDQRRLNLWPENPNDFGEVVHDYATKVKFMMDVLFKAMAISLNLQENSFSDKLFGEQAQMIARFNFFPRCSRPDQVFGVKPHTDGTGLTVLLQDKEVEGLQVLVDGKWVRVPIVTHAIFVNLGAQMQIMSNDIFKSPLHRVVTNPERMRLSVALLNVPDPETEIGPVEKLIDETRPRIYKNVKNYSSINYKCFQRGEVALETLKI, from the exons ATGAATAACAGATCTGAAACTTTCCCAATATTGTTGTTTAGCATAGTGAAGTTGTCCTTCAGTGTCCAAGAAATGTCCATCAAAGGTGATGAACCACCCCCTGAATACATTGTTAAAGAAAGCAAGTTTGGAGCTATAGAGTCTTCCCCAGAATTGGGTCGAATCCCCATCATTGATGTCAGTCTCTTCTCCCCACCATCAATTGATACTAAGGAAGCAGAGATTGAACTAAACAAACTCAGAGCAGCTCTCAGCTCATCAGGCTGCTTCCAG GTAATAGGTCATGGGATTTCAAGTTCCTTTTTGGACAAGGTACGCGAAGCTGCAAAACAATTCTTTGACCTTCCAGTGGAAGAGAAGCAAAGATACTCTAGAGAAATTTATGGTGGCCGTGAAGGATATGGGGAGGATGCCATTGTCTCAGAGAAGCAAATTCGTGATTGGTCCTACCGCCTAATTCTTCGTGTATTTCCTGAAGATCAAAGAAGGCTCAATCTCTGGCCAGAAAATCCAAATGATTTTGG AGAAGTTGTACATGATTATGCAACAAAGGTGAAGTTTATGATGGATGTTCTGTTTAAGGCCATGGCCATATCTTTGAATTTGCAAGAGAACAGCTTTTCGGATAAGCTGTTTGGAGAGCAAGCTCAGATGATAGCAAGATTCAACTTCTTTCCGCGGTGTTCAAGGCCTGATCAGGTGTTTGGTGTGAAGCCACATACAGATGGGACAGGATTAACTGTTCTGTTGCAGGACAAAGAAGTAGAGGGTCTTCAAGTTTTGGTGGATGGTAAATGGGTTAGAGTCCCCATTGTGACACATGCCATTTTTGTTAATCTTGGTGCTCAAATGCAA ATTATGAGTAATGACATATTCAAGAGCCCACTGCACAGGGTGGTGACAAATCCAGAAAGAATGAGGCTATCTGTGGCCTTGCTTAATGTACCAGATCCTGAAACCGAGATTGGTCCAGTGGAGAAACTGATAGATGAGACAAGGCCAAGGATATACAAAAATGTCAAGAACTATTCCAGTATTAACTATAAGTGCTTTCAGAGAGGAGAAGTAGCACTTGAAACATTAAAAATCTAA